From one Helicobacter sp. 12S02232-10 genomic stretch:
- a CDS encoding c-type cytochrome, whose amino-acid sequence MKELKILILLIVVIGIIYWGVEPLAHSIMHPKVAPADYTFKDLKKMDLSTGDAQKGKKLVEENCTACHSIKSQNMPAPMDNASAGAAYGVVPPDLSDVGAVFDHNFLANFIKNPIEATKLTHKFGDANPYPMPAYDWMSNDDISNIVAYLVSIAPKSLTDKEVFAQACQRCHSVSYDKTYALTPAEDLEKYLGAKAPDLSMMIRSRGEKTLSVFINDPQKLLPGTSMPRVGLDQKAEKQVIEYLQKVGDSKKPQRDALGIKIMIFFAVMALLAYAWKRKIWKDLH is encoded by the coding sequence ATGAAAGAGCTCAAAATACTTATTCTTTTGATCGTTGTCATTGGGATTATTTATTGGGGTGTGGAGCCTTTGGCTCATTCGATTATGCACCCTAAAGTCGCTCCGGCAGATTATACTTTTAAGGATTTGAAAAAAATGGATTTGAGTACAGGGGATGCTCAAAAAGGTAAAAAACTTGTAGAAGAGAATTGTACAGCTTGCCATAGCATCAAATCTCAAAATATGCCAGCTCCTATGGACAATGCTTCAGCTGGTGCAGCTTATGGGGTTGTTCCTCCTGATTTATCCGATGTAGGGGCTGTGTTTGACCATAATTTTTTAGCTAATTTTATTAAAAATCCTATTGAGGCTACTAAACTCACACATAAATTTGGTGATGCTAATCCTTATCCGATGCCTGCATATGATTGGATGAGTAATGATGATATTTCAAATATCGTGGCTTATTTGGTTTCTATAGCTCCAAAAAGTCTTACAGATAAGGAAGTTTTTGCACAGGCTTGCCAACGATGCCATAGTGTTTCTTATGATAAAACTTATGCGCTCACTCCTGCAGAAGATTTGGAAAAATACTTGGGAGCTAAGGCACCTGATTTGTCAATGATGATCAGAAGCAGAGGTGAAAAAACCTTGAGTGTTTTTATCAATGATCCTCAAAAACTTCTTCCGGGAACTTCAATGCCACGAGTTGGCTTGGATCAAAAGGCTGAAAAACAAGTTATTGAGTATCTCCAAAAAGTAGGTGATAGTAAAAAGCCTCAAAGAGATGCTTTGGGTATTAAGATTATGATATTCTTTGCTGTGATGGCATTACTTGCTTATGCTTGGAAAAGAAAAATCTGGAAAGATTTGCATTAA
- the petA gene encoding ubiquinol-cytochrome c reductase iron-sulfur subunit, giving the protein MAEIKRRDFLGMTLGGVTAVGAIASLVAMKKTWDPLPSVVSAGFTTADVSNMKEGELSQVEWRGKPVYIIKKNKADPFNPQRDFKIGEDVFTVGIQICTHLGCIPIFHPEEKEFLCPCHGGKFTLDGINVPGTPPPRPFDIPPFKIDGTKIVFGETGAEYQKMIGKA; this is encoded by the coding sequence ATGGCTGAAATTAAAAGACGCGATTTTTTGGGGATGACACTTGGGGGCGTTACTGCCGTAGGTGCAATCGCTTCCCTTGTCGCTATGAAAAAAACTTGGGATCCTCTTCCAAGTGTGGTTTCTGCAGGTTTCACAACTGCAGATGTCAGTAATATGAAAGAAGGTGAGCTTTCTCAAGTAGAATGGCGCGGCAAGCCTGTTTATATCATCAAAAAAAATAAGGCAGATCCATTTAACCCACAAAGGGATTTTAAAATAGGTGAAGATGTTTTTACCGTAGGTATTCAGATTTGCACTCATTTGGGGTGTATCCCTATTTTTCATCCGGAAGAAAAAGAATTTTTGTGTCCTTGTCACGGGGGTAAATTCACTCTTGATGGGATAAATGTACCCGGAACTCCTCCTCCAAGACCTTTTGATATCCCTCCTTTTAAAATCGATGGGACAAAAATTGTCTTTGGCGAAACAGGGGCTGAGTATCAAAAAATGATAGGCAAGGCATAA
- a CDS encoding cytochrome bc complex cytochrome b subunit — translation MAEIRKADGLIDWLDQRLGVKKLTKVLMTEYWIPKNINFLWAMGVVLTALFTVLVVSGIFLLMYYKPDAKMAFDSVNYTIMQEVAYGWLWRHIHAVAASMIFVIIYIHMFVAIYYGSYKNGREMIWVSGMLLFVVFSAEAFSGYMLPWGQMSYWAATVITNLFGGIPFIGNDVVEWIRGNYVVADATLTRFFMLHVFLLPVVIIILIVVHFYSLRVPHVNNQYGEVLDFEAEEKKYLEGKKKESKVIPFWPVFLSKDIFVICTFMIFFFYLVCYHYDFAMDPVNFDPADSLKTPTHIYPEWYFLWSYEVLRGFFFSADLGLIAFGIAQIIFFFLPWLDRSSKVAPAHKRPAFFIWFWLIVLDLIVLTIYGKLPPEGMNIYVGFVASIAFLVLFIIVLPIITIVERKKGGVQ, via the coding sequence ATGGCAGAAATTAGAAAAGCTGATGGCTTGATTGATTGGCTTGATCAGAGGTTGGGGGTTAAAAAACTTACAAAAGTTTTGATGACAGAGTATTGGATCCCTAAAAATATTAATTTTTTGTGGGCGATGGGAGTAGTTTTAACTGCTTTATTTACGGTTCTTGTGGTTTCGGGGATTTTTTTATTGATGTATTATAAGCCTGATGCAAAAATGGCTTTTGATAGTGTCAATTATACAATTATGCAAGAAGTTGCTTACGGCTGGCTTTGGAGACATATTCACGCAGTTGCTGCAAGTATGATATTTGTGATTATCTATATTCATATGTTTGTCGCTATTTATTATGGTTCTTATAAAAATGGCAGAGAGATGATTTGGGTTAGTGGTATGCTCTTATTTGTGGTATTTTCTGCAGAGGCTTTTAGCGGTTATATGTTGCCTTGGGGACAAATGAGTTATTGGGCTGCTACGGTTATTACCAATTTGTTTGGCGGCATTCCTTTTATTGGAAATGATGTGGTTGAATGGATTCGAGGAAACTATGTTGTGGCTGATGCGACTTTGACGCGATTTTTTATGCTTCACGTATTTTTGTTGCCAGTTGTGATTATAATTTTAATTGTAGTGCATTTTTATTCACTCAGAGTCCCTCACGTCAATAACCAATATGGCGAAGTTCTTGATTTTGAAGCTGAAGAAAAAAAATATCTTGAAGGCAAGAAAAAAGAATCTAAAGTCATTCCATTTTGGCCTGTTTTCCTTTCAAAAGATATTTTTGTGATTTGCACCTTTATGATATTTTTCTTTTATTTGGTTTGTTATCATTATGATTTTGCGATGGATCCGGTAAATTTTGATCCTGCAGATAGCTTAAAAACCCCTACTCATATTTATCCTGAGTGGTATTTCTTGTGGAGTTATGAAGTATTGAGAGGATTTTTCTTTAGTGCTGATCTTGGTTTGATTGCTTTTGGCATTGCTCAGATAATCTTCTTCTTTTTGCCTTGGCTTGACAGAAGTTCAAAGGTTGCCCCTGCACATAAAAGACCTGCATTTTTCATTTGGTTTTGGTTGATAGTGCTGGATTTGATCGTCTTAACCATTTATGGTAAGTTGCCTCCAGAGGGAATGAATATTTATGTAGGCTTTGTGGCTTCCATTGCATTTTTGGTTTTGTTTATCATTGTTTTACCCATCATTACAATTGTTGAAAGAAAAAAAGGAGGTGTTCAATGA
- a CDS encoding ATP-binding cassette domain-containing protein, which yields MLKATQLSHHFETLLYEDLNLEILPRESVAILGVSGSGKSTILNNLSTMLKPIKGSVKLFEYDDIYSLPPTKLLEIRRYEVGIIFQSHYLFRGFSGSENLKVASILSNQPIEEDLLESLGIRSVIHQNVGELSGGQQQRLSIARVLTKKPKIIFADEPTGNLDKATAWNVMETMCRYIQNTNGILVLATHDEEIAKKCSRIFRLKNKKLLEI from the coding sequence ATGCTAAAAGCCACCCAACTATCGCATCATTTTGAAACATTGTTGTATGAGGATCTCAATCTTGAGATTTTACCTAGAGAGTCTGTAGCGATTCTTGGGGTTAGTGGAAGTGGAAAATCAACGATTTTAAACAATCTTTCCACTATGCTAAAGCCGATCAAAGGAAGTGTGAAGCTTTTTGAATACGATGATATTTACTCCTTGCCCCCAACTAAACTTTTAGAGATTCGCCGTTATGAAGTGGGGATTATTTTTCAGTCACATTATTTGTTTCGAGGTTTTAGCGGGAGTGAAAACCTTAAAGTTGCTTCGATTTTATCCAATCAGCCCATTGAGGAAGATTTGCTTGAATCCTTAGGAATCAGAAGCGTTATCCATCAAAACGTAGGAGAGCTTAGCGGGGGGCAGCAACAACGTCTTTCTATTGCGAGGGTATTGACAAAAAAACCTAAAATCATTTTTGCTGATGAACCTACCGGAAATTTAGATAAAGCCACTGCTTGGAATGTGATGGAGACAATGTGCCGATATATACAAAATACGAATGGAATTCTTGTGCTTGCCACTCACGATGAAGAAATTGCAAAAAAATGTTCGCGGATTTTTCGCCTAAAAAACAAGAAGCTTTTAGAAATTTAG
- a CDS encoding HAMP domain-containing protein: MFVIGLWYQTDKIIVEKQNERIKNETMLFIQSILPNYTTGNLNAVMLAVKKFGYTQLYSMPQSFKIIEARNDDMLGIKIFRTENKIGFSVTYFGDNFVVVKDIETDFWEENRLKVFFLPIILILAVLYIISFTILTPLNKLSNAIKEFAKGKYDRTFSTNRKDEIGDLIRAFNFMGDKIYKMLKSRELILRNIGHELKTPLAKMKLILALEKNKTQEIKRLERYVLDMQKISDNMLEFERVNSGKIIIANEEFLSETLIFEALSSFSDEESRIEVNFGKNFIVRGDLRLLSVAVKNLVENALKYTAEEKIYIECVQDKIVVKNKGDKLEHEISYYLEPFCRDASHNAVSGHGLGLSIVNEILLLHRYRIEYAYIQGYHIFSICFLATKV, translated from the coding sequence TTGTTTGTAATTGGGTTGTGGTATCAGACTGATAAAATCATTGTCGAAAAACAAAATGAACGCATTAAGAATGAAACAATGCTTTTTATTCAGAGTATTTTGCCTAATTACACTACCGGAAATTTAAATGCAGTGATGCTTGCAGTGAAAAAATTCGGTTATACCCAACTGTATTCTATGCCCCAATCTTTTAAAATTATCGAAGCTAGAAATGATGATATGTTGGGAATAAAAATTTTTCGCACTGAAAATAAAATTGGTTTTAGCGTGACTTATTTTGGGGATAATTTTGTTGTAGTCAAAGATATTGAGACTGATTTTTGGGAGGAAAATCGACTCAAAGTATTTTTTCTACCTATTATATTGATTTTGGCAGTTCTTTATATCATTTCTTTCACGATCTTAACCCCGCTCAATAAACTTAGCAATGCCATTAAAGAGTTTGCAAAAGGTAAGTATGATAGGACTTTTAGTACTAATCGCAAAGATGAGATTGGGGATTTGATTCGGGCTTTTAATTTTATGGGGGATAAGATTTATAAAATGCTTAAAAGTCGGGAATTGATTTTGCGAAATATCGGTCACGAACTCAAAACCCCTTTAGCAAAGATGAAACTTATATTAGCTCTAGAAAAAAATAAAACCCAAGAGATCAAAAGACTTGAGCGCTATGTTTTGGATATGCAAAAAATTTCTGATAATATGCTTGAATTTGAGCGTGTCAATAGTGGGAAGATCATCATTGCCAATGAAGAATTCTTGAGTGAGACATTGATATTTGAAGCTTTATCGAGCTTTTCTGATGAAGAAAGCAGAATCGAAGTGAATTTTGGAAAAAATTTTATTGTCCGAGGGGACTTAAGACTTTTATCTGTGGCTGTAAAAAATCTTGTAGAAAATGCCCTAAAATATACCGCAGAAGAAAAAATTTATATTGAATGTGTTCAAGATAAAATTGTCGTGAAAAACAAGGGAGATAAGCTTGAGCACGAAATCAGTTACTATTTGGAACCTTTTTGCAGAGATGCATCACATAATGCGGTGAGTGGTCACGGGTTGGGTCTTTCAATTGTGAATGAAATATTACTCTTGCACCGTTATAGGATTGAATATGCCTATATTCAGGGATACCATATTTTTAGCATTTGCTTTTTGGCGACTAAGGTTTGA
- a CDS encoding NAD+ synthase translates to MNKIPALPQNIVKSLINFLYQEAKNRGFNRVVLGVSGGIDSAVVAVLCKMTFGNHLQALLMPSITSSKSSLTDGIALCEQFEIPYQVQSINQYDEAFRMNHKDADLIRKGNFCTRIRMSLLYDLSQEIRALVVGTSNKSELMLGYGTIHGDLACAINPIGNFFKTQVYELAKLLNIPKNIIDKKPSADLYAGQSDEEELGYKYSDVDQLLFDICKIYDDFSKIDIKKLIPLGYNKEMLNSIVPRIKKNLFKRNLPITYKLD, encoded by the coding sequence ATGAATAAAATTCCTGCTTTACCCCAAAATATTGTCAAATCGCTGATAAATTTTTTATACCAAGAAGCAAAAAATCGCGGTTTTAACAGAGTTGTTTTAGGCGTCAGTGGCGGCATAGACAGTGCTGTTGTGGCAGTGTTGTGTAAAATGACTTTCGGCAACCACCTTCAAGCCTTGCTAATGCCTTCAATTACATCATCTAAATCCAGTTTGACAGATGGCATAGCATTATGTGAGCAATTTGAAATCCCCTATCAAGTCCAATCAATCAATCAATATGATGAAGCTTTCAGGATGAACCATAAAGATGCTGATCTCATCCGTAAAGGAAATTTCTGCACCCGAATTAGAATGTCTCTTCTTTATGATCTTTCTCAAGAGATTCGCGCACTTGTAGTAGGCACAAGCAATAAAAGTGAATTAATGCTAGGCTATGGAACCATTCACGGGGATCTTGCTTGTGCTATTAACCCAATCGGAAATTTTTTCAAAACTCAAGTTTATGAGCTTGCAAAACTGCTCAATATCCCCAAAAATATCATTGATAAAAAACCAAGCGCGGATTTATATGCTGGTCAAAGCGATGAAGAAGAGTTGGGCTATAAATATTCAGATGTTGATCAATTACTATTTGATATTTGTAAAATTTATGATGATTTTTCTAAAATTGATATCAAAAAACTAATTCCGTTGGGTTACAATAAAGAAATGTTAAACTCTATTGTCCCAAGAATTAAAAAGAATCTGTTCAAACGCAATTTACCCATCACCTATAAGCTCGATTAA
- a CDS encoding response regulator transcription factor codes for MGKLLLIEDDLEMQGLIKTYLEQAKFEVLATDLPSKATALLKENHSSIDLIILDLTLPEMDGFELCKKIRSISQVPIIISTARGDIYNKIQGFDKGADDYLAKPYEPAELIARINAMLRRFKPKEMVFNNLSINIQKREAKLDDQVLDLTNTEFDILIFLIENRLHPVSREAIANTINAIHEDSLLRSIDTHVRNLRAKLNDNAKEPKFIQSVWGIGYKFCL; via the coding sequence TTGGGCAAGTTATTATTGATTGAAGATGATTTGGAAATGCAAGGGTTGATAAAAACCTATTTGGAACAGGCAAAATTTGAGGTTTTGGCTACTGATTTGCCTAGCAAGGCAACAGCTTTGCTCAAAGAAAATCATAGCAGTATCGATTTGATAATTTTAGATTTGACATTACCTGAAATGGATGGATTTGAGCTTTGTAAAAAAATTCGGAGCATTTCCCAAGTTCCTATTATTATCTCTACGGCTAGAGGGGATATTTACAACAAGATTCAGGGTTTTGACAAAGGTGCAGATGATTATTTGGCTAAACCCTATGAGCCCGCAGAGCTTATTGCTAGAATCAATGCAATGTTAAGGAGATTTAAACCAAAGGAAATGGTATTTAATAATCTTTCGATCAATATCCAAAAACGCGAAGCAAAATTGGACGATCAAGTGTTGGATTTGACAAATACAGAGTTTGATATTTTGATATTTTTGATAGAAAATAGACTCCACCCCGTTTCTAGGGAGGCTATAGCCAATACCATCAATGCTATTCACGAAGACAGCTTACTTCGGAGTATTGATACGCACGTGAGAAATCTTAGGGCAAAATTAAACGACAACGCCAAAGAGCCTAAATTCATTCAGTCTGTTTGGGGGATAGGTTATAAATTTTGTTTATAG
- a CDS encoding apolipoprotein N-acyltransferase: MGLKTLFSFKILGIYLLSSFVLAAIFLIPVYGSALFFYKDWKIGLIIYESIFALLSIGVWFGVPKKLGFWFGFFVGLGLFYWTGLSFRYSPSVFLIPFVMVFVGLVYGIIFYFLLFFNSPFYRIFTLMVMSYIHPFGFDWLVIDSFFSYSVFGVDKLSFFCIVSGVWALIYFKRVYKIFGVCFLLLALDWGGISGKSVLPLKMAVTTTYVNQDSKWESENIQNIIRQNLNLIQKAILDGKDIVILPETAFPFALNESYLMEELENLSREIAIVVGALRKEKQKVYNSAYLFENGNFTYADKVVLAPFGEKIPFPDFIARPLYKYFFGEGYGLSQGKTFEEFQIGKSLFASAICYEGTSKITYEKRPQYLILISNNGWFVPSIEPFLQRILIKYYARIYDTTIIHSINQSPSYIVSPFVLGDENL; this comes from the coding sequence ATGGGATTAAAAACCTTATTTTCATTCAAAATTCTGGGCATTTATCTTTTAAGTTCTTTTGTTTTGGCGGCAATTTTTTTAATTCCGGTGTATGGGAGTGCATTGTTTTTTTATAAAGATTGGAAAATTGGTTTGATTATTTATGAGAGTATTTTTGCTCTTCTAAGCATAGGGGTTTGGTTTGGAGTGCCAAAAAAGTTAGGGTTCTGGTTTGGTTTTTTTGTTGGATTGGGGTTGTTTTATTGGACTGGACTTAGCTTTCGATATTCTCCATCAGTGTTTTTGATCCCCTTTGTAATGGTTTTTGTGGGTTTGGTTTATGGGATTATTTTTTATTTTTTATTGTTTTTTAACTCGCCTTTTTATCGAATTTTTACATTGATGGTAATGAGCTATATCCATCCTTTTGGGTTTGATTGGCTTGTGATTGATTCCTTTTTTTCTTATAGCGTATTTGGTGTGGATAAGTTGAGTTTTTTTTGCATTGTTTCAGGAGTGTGGGCGCTGATTTATTTTAAGAGGGTTTATAAAATTTTTGGAGTTTGTTTTTTGCTTCTAGCTCTTGATTGGGGTGGGATAAGCGGAAAGAGTGTTTTGCCCTTAAAGATGGCAGTTACAACTACATATGTCAATCAAGATTCAAAATGGGAGTCTGAAAATATTCAAAACATTATCAGGCAAAATTTGAATTTGATCCAAAAGGCGATTTTAGATGGCAAGGATATTGTTATTTTGCCTGAAACTGCTTTTCCTTTTGCCTTAAATGAAAGTTATTTGATGGAAGAATTGGAAAATTTGAGCCGTGAAATTGCTATTGTCGTAGGGGCTTTACGCAAAGAAAAACAAAAGGTTTATAATAGTGCCTATTTGTTTGAAAATGGAAATTTTACTTACGCCGATAAGGTTGTTTTAGCTCCTTTTGGCGAAAAGATTCCATTCCCTGATTTTATAGCAAGACCTCTTTATAAGTATTTTTTTGGAGAGGGATACGGATTGAGTCAGGGAAAAACATTTGAAGAGTTTCAAATAGGAAAAAGTTTGTTTGCAAGTGCAATTTGTTATGAGGGAACTTCAAAAATCACGTATGAAAAAAGACCTCAATACCTCATTTTAATCAGCAATAATGGTTGGTTTGTCCCTAGTATTGAACCTTTTTTGCAAAGAATACTGATTAAATACTACGCTAGAATTTATGATACAACCATTATTCATAGTATCAATCAATCCCCATCTTATATTGTATCGCCTTTTGTTTTGGGCGATGAGAATTTGTAG
- a CDS encoding tetraacyldisaccharide 4'-kinase: MRLIERYFYKPAFWQKGLALLLLPFSFLYCIIATIRRKIAIFKDFQIPIVSIGNLVAGGSGKTPFIIEIAKDYKNFAIISRGYKRKSKGLLIVSQEGQILISQKEAGDEAYLIAKMAKNATVIVSKKRDLAIQKAKELNCKMILLDDGFRFKFKKLNILLKPKLDPYFRFCIPSGLYRENPSLYKSADILALEGIDYKREVEIINPTERMLLVTAIANPSRLEEYIPNIVGKLIFKDHAQFNIPYLISETKKHNATSLLITQKDEVKLQECPIPLSIMELKLWIDPQIKEKIRHYIGSYA; encoded by the coding sequence ATGCGATTGATTGAACGTTATTTTTATAAACCTGCTTTTTGGCAAAAGGGGCTTGCCCTGCTTCTGCTGCCCTTTTCTTTTCTCTATTGCATCATTGCAACAATCAGGCGAAAAATAGCAATTTTTAAGGACTTTCAAATTCCTATAGTCAGTATTGGAAATCTTGTTGCTGGCGGGAGCGGTAAAACACCTTTCATCATCGAAATTGCTAAAGATTATAAAAACTTTGCCATTATTTCTAGAGGATACAAAAGGAAATCAAAAGGTCTTTTAATTGTGAGTCAAGAAGGGCAAATCCTGATCTCTCAAAAAGAAGCAGGTGATGAGGCATATTTGATTGCTAAAATGGCGAAAAATGCAACCGTTATTGTAAGCAAAAAGCGAGATCTTGCCATTCAAAAAGCAAAAGAACTCAATTGTAAGATGATTCTTCTTGATGATGGATTTCGATTTAAATTTAAAAAGCTTAATATTTTATTAAAACCAAAACTAGATCCTTATTTCAGATTTTGCATTCCTAGTGGGCTTTATCGCGAAAATCCCTCTTTGTATAAAAGCGCAGATATTTTAGCACTTGAAGGCATTGATTATAAAAGAGAGGTAGAAATCATAAATCCTACCGAAAGAATGTTACTTGTAACAGCTATTGCCAACCCTTCAAGGTTGGAAGAATATATCCCTAATATCGTGGGAAAATTGATTTTCAAAGATCACGCCCAATTCAATATCCCTTATTTAATATCAGAAACAAAAAAACACAACGCCACTTCCTTGCTTATCACCCAAAAAGATGAAGTCAAACTCCAAGAATGCCCTATTCCATTAAGCATTATGGAATTAAAACTTTGGATCGATCCTCAAATTAAGGAAAAAATTCGCCATTATATTGGCTCATATGCCTAA
- the thrC gene encoding threonine synthase: MNSFTQTRRNDGLHPQQADFKEVVLNPSASFGGLYTLEHIPKIDFKPFINLSYPELVKKIFFTLKILEDEEILESALKRYKNFDDPTNPAPLSKIKENFYIQELYHGPTRAFKDMALQPFGVMFSKFASKQNKKYLILAATSGDTGPATLESFADQKNIFVVCLYPKGGTSDVQALQMTTQNAKNLKVLGINGNFDDAQSILKSLLKDEEFKESLNQKQILLSAANSVNFGRIAFQIIYHIWGYLNLVKNKKITFGENICIVVPSGNFGNALGAFYAKLMGLPIQKIIIASNANNILTEFIQTGIYDIKDKSLIKTASPAMDILKSSNIERVLFALFGSERTHQLMESLETKSCYQLSPKELSTLQSYFSASFCTDTDCLKCIKQSFEDGYLLDPHTATGLKVAKEFCQDIPTIICSTAEWSKFAPTIAQAIFGKKLNDQEAIRRMYQEKNIQISPLIENLFSKPIVHNEILNKNEIKSNILKWLSEEK, from the coding sequence ATGAATAGTTTTACACAAACTCGGAGAAATGATGGTCTGCATCCCCAACAAGCAGATTTTAAAGAGGTGGTTTTAAATCCCAGTGCTTCTTTTGGAGGTCTATACACACTAGAACACATTCCTAAGATTGATTTTAAACCTTTTATAAACTTGAGCTATCCCGAACTTGTGAAAAAAATCTTTTTTACACTCAAAATCTTAGAAGATGAGGAAATATTAGAAAGTGCTCTTAAACGCTATAAAAATTTTGACGATCCCACAAATCCCGCTCCTTTGTCAAAAATAAAAGAAAATTTTTATATTCAAGAGCTTTACCACGGACCTACAAGAGCTTTTAAAGATATGGCTCTGCAACCTTTTGGGGTAATGTTTTCCAAATTTGCAAGTAAGCAAAATAAAAAATACCTGATACTTGCAGCAACTAGCGGGGATACAGGACCTGCCACGCTTGAAAGTTTTGCTGATCAAAAAAATATTTTTGTCGTATGTCTCTATCCAAAAGGTGGAACAAGCGATGTTCAAGCGCTTCAAATGACAACGCAAAACGCCAAGAATCTAAAAGTATTGGGCATTAACGGAAATTTCGATGATGCACAAAGCATACTCAAATCCCTGCTTAAAGATGAAGAGTTCAAAGAATCTCTCAATCAAAAACAAATTCTCCTTTCAGCAGCAAACTCTGTTAATTTTGGGCGTATCGCATTTCAAATCATTTATCACATATGGGGGTATCTGAATTTAGTCAAAAATAAAAAAATTACTTTTGGAGAGAATATCTGTATCGTTGTGCCTAGTGGGAATTTTGGCAATGCATTAGGGGCTTTTTATGCAAAATTAATGGGACTCCCGATTCAAAAAATCATCATCGCTTCCAATGCCAATAATATTTTAACAGAATTTATCCAAACAGGCATTTACGACATCAAAGACAAATCTTTAATCAAAACTGCTTCTCCTGCAATGGATATCTTAAAAAGTTCCAACATCGAAAGGGTTTTGTTTGCTCTTTTTGGTTCTGAACGCACACATCAACTGATGGAAAGCTTAGAAACAAAATCGTGTTATCAGCTCTCTCCCAAAGAGCTTTCAACCCTACAATCATATTTTTCAGCCTCATTCTGTACCGATACAGATTGTCTTAAATGCATTAAACAATCCTTTGAAGATGGTTATCTGCTTGACCCCCATACAGCAACAGGTCTGAAAGTCGCTAAAGAATTTTGCCAAGATATCCCTACCATCATTTGTTCGACGGCTGAATGGAGTAAATTTGCACCAACAATCGCACAAGCAATTTTTGGCAAAAAACTCAATGATCAAGAAGCAATTCGACGAATGTATCAAGAAAAAAATATTCAAATCTCGCCTCTGATAGAAAATCTATTTTCAAAACCGATCGTTCATAATGAGATTTTAAATAAAAATGAAATCAAATCAAATATTTTAAAGTGGCTTTCAGAAGAAAAATAA
- a CDS encoding NADH:flavin oxidoreductase/NADH oxidase has protein sequence MKNTLFSLWKVKNLEIKNRIVMAPMDQYSAIEGMVNQWHYTHYLTRAIGQVGLIIVEASAVSRDGRISDQDLGIWSDAHIEGLKSIVDACHLYGAKMAIQISHAGRKCECKAQEIIAPSKIAFSDSSRMPRQMTLKDIQDVIEDFKQAAIRALKAGFDAIEIHAAHGYLISEFLSPLSNRRTDEYGRDRTRFLKEILEALKSVLPQDFPILLRISAQDYHKDGNKAMDFVDLLEPLKGLFDVLDVSTGGVVEAVIKVYPGYQIECARILKEALGVFCIGGGLITDVKMAQRLVKSGAVDAVFLARALLKNPYWAIQAGLELGEDMILPKQYERIRQL, from the coding sequence ATGAAAAATACGCTTTTTTCCCTATGGAAAGTGAAGAATTTGGAAATAAAAAATCGTATCGTTATGGCACCTATGGATCAATACAGCGCAATAGAGGGGATGGTCAATCAGTGGCATTATACACATTATCTCACTAGAGCCATCGGGCAAGTCGGTTTGATTATCGTGGAAGCAAGTGCAGTTTCTAGGGATGGTAGGATATCTGATCAAGATTTGGGGATTTGGAGTGATGCACATATAGAGGGGTTAAAATCTATTGTCGATGCCTGCCATCTTTATGGTGCAAAGATGGCAATCCAAATCAGTCACGCAGGCAGAAAATGCGAATGTAAAGCTCAAGAAATCATCGCTCCTTCAAAGATTGCTTTTTCAGATAGTTCAAGAATGCCAAGACAAATGACTCTAAAAGATATTCAAGATGTAATAGAAGACTTTAAACAAGCTGCTATCAGAGCTTTGAAAGCAGGTTTTGATGCAATAGAGATACACGCAGCTCACGGGTATTTGATCAGTGAGTTTTTGTCTCCACTTTCCAATCGACGAACCGATGAATACGGTAGGGATAGGACAAGATTTTTAAAGGAGATTCTTGAGGCATTAAAATCGGTTTTACCCCAAGATTTTCCTATTCTTTTGCGCATATCCGCTCAAGATTACCACAAAGATGGGAATAAGGCAATGGATTTTGTGGATTTATTAGAGCCTCTCAAGGGATTATTTGATGTTTTAGATGTTAGTACTGGTGGGGTTGTTGAAGCAGTAATCAAAGTATATCCGGGTTATCAGATAGAATGTGCGCGAATACTTAAAGAGGCACTTGGCGTATTTTGTATCGGCGGGGGTTTGATTACAGATGTAAAAATGGCTCAAAGATTGGTTAAATCCGGTGCGGTCGATGCGGTATTTTTGGCTAGAGCATTACTAAAGAATCCTTATTGGGCGATTCAAGCAGGACTTGAACTAGGAGAAGATATGATTTTACCTAAGCAATATGAAAGGATCAGGCAGCTTTGA